A window from Pseudomonas frederiksbergensis encodes these proteins:
- a CDS encoding LysR family transcriptional regulator: MLIPGSHYRLACTHSILALSQLINAPMHYRLDYPDLSLILALVRGGSLARASTLLKVDVSTVFRGVRRLEAALGQQLFEKSRAGYLPTTLAQTLAEQAERAEQALEAARIGVEQGGEVISGTVRLTCTDSVLQGLLLPALAKFMPGYPALTIELSTSNDFANLSRRDADIALRLTRIPPEHLVGRRLAQVSYRVCASEAYLKSVDSEDLASLTWIAPDDFLPDHPTVVWRRQQLPGVIPGYRCNSMLSVTELVRAGLGVAALPDFLIGDGLQPLSEPLHGYDTALWLLTRPDCRALRSVVTLFDELGRALRLP; the protein is encoded by the coding sequence TTGTTGATTCCTGGCAGCCACTATAGATTGGCGTGCACGCACTCAATATTGGCGTTATCCCAATTGATCAATGCACCGATGCACTATCGGCTGGATTACCCCGACCTGTCCCTGATCCTCGCGTTGGTGCGCGGCGGCTCTCTGGCCCGGGCGTCGACGCTGTTGAAGGTCGACGTCTCGACCGTGTTTCGCGGCGTGCGCCGACTGGAAGCTGCGCTGGGCCAGCAACTGTTCGAAAAAAGCCGCGCCGGCTACTTGCCCACCACCTTGGCGCAAACCCTGGCCGAGCAGGCTGAGCGGGCCGAACAGGCGTTGGAGGCGGCGCGCATTGGCGTGGAGCAGGGCGGTGAAGTCATCAGCGGCACGGTGCGCCTGACCTGCACCGATTCGGTCTTGCAAGGCTTGTTGCTGCCGGCGTTGGCGAAGTTCATGCCTGGTTACCCGGCGCTGACCATCGAGTTGAGTACTTCCAACGACTTCGCCAACCTCAGTCGCCGGGATGCCGATATCGCCTTGCGCTTGACTCGCATACCGCCCGAGCACTTGGTGGGCCGGCGATTGGCCCAGGTGTCCTATCGAGTCTGCGCCAGTGAGGCGTATCTGAAATCCGTCGATTCCGAAGACTTGGCGTCGCTGACCTGGATTGCCCCGGACGACTTCCTCCCCGATCACCCCACCGTTGTGTGGCGCCGTCAGCAGTTGCCGGGCGTCATACCGGGTTATCGCTGCAACAGCATGTTGTCGGTGACTGAGCTGGTGCGGGCCGGGCTCGGTGTCGCGGCATTGCCGGACTTCCTCATCGGTGACGGACTGCAGCCGTTGAGCGAGCCACTTCACGGGTACGACACGGCGCTCTGGTTGCTGACCCGCCCGGACTGCCGTGCCTTGCGCTCAGTGGTGACGTTATTCGATGAGTTGGGGCGAGCGCTTCGATTGCCTTGA
- a CDS encoding CTP synthase has translation METRPIRIALIGDYDSQVTAHQAIPIALGMAAEQANIDVQFQWLATDRISADAPSADFDGFWCVPASPYRDRDGALRAIRFAREQQRPFLGTCGGFQHAVLEYARNVLGWDDAEHGETSPDAERALLTPLSCSLVEAVDSIHLVEGSLIADAYENAEIVEGYRCRYGVNPAFERELLSQQLCAVGHDASGDLRAVELKGHPFFVATLFQPERAALKGKLPPLVRALIAACKGQKS, from the coding sequence ATGGAAACCCGCCCAATTCGCATCGCCCTGATCGGCGATTACGACTCGCAAGTCACCGCTCACCAGGCGATCCCCATCGCCCTCGGCATGGCCGCTGAACAGGCGAACATCGACGTGCAGTTCCAGTGGTTGGCCACCGACCGTATCAGCGCCGATGCGCCATCGGCTGATTTCGACGGTTTCTGGTGCGTGCCCGCCAGCCCTTACCGCGACAGGGACGGTGCGTTGCGAGCGATTCGTTTTGCCCGTGAACAGCAACGGCCGTTCCTGGGGACCTGCGGCGGCTTTCAACACGCCGTACTCGAATACGCCCGAAATGTTCTGGGCTGGGACGATGCCGAACACGGTGAAACATCGCCGGATGCGGAACGAGCGTTGCTCACGCCTCTGAGCTGTTCGCTGGTGGAAGCCGTCGACAGCATTCATCTGGTTGAAGGTTCGTTGATCGCCGATGCGTACGAAAACGCTGAGATTGTCGAAGGCTATCGCTGTCGCTACGGCGTCAATCCAGCGTTCGAACGTGAGTTGTTGAGCCAACAGTTGTGCGCTGTTGGCCACGATGCTTCAGGTGACTTGCGGGCGGTGGAACTCAAAGGGCATCCGTTCTTCGTCGCAACACTGTTCCAGCCTGAACGCGCAGCGCTCAAGGGCAAGCTGCCGCCGCTGGTCCGTGCGTTGATCGCCGCCTGCAAGGGGCAGAAGTCATGA
- a CDS encoding antibiotic biosynthesis monooxygenase family protein: MIANTAPAPYYAVIFTSLRTDGDHGYEQAATRMVELAREQPGFLGVESARGEDGLGITVSYWASEAAILAWKHHPEHREIRERGRSTWYSSCHTRVCKVERAYAFNQ, encoded by the coding sequence ATGATCGCCAACACTGCGCCAGCGCCTTACTACGCGGTGATTTTTACCTCCCTGCGCACCGACGGTGATCACGGTTACGAGCAGGCCGCCACGCGCATGGTCGAACTGGCCCGTGAGCAACCCGGTTTCCTGGGGGTGGAATCGGCTCGGGGTGAAGACGGGCTCGGGATTACGGTGTCCTACTGGGCCAGCGAAGCGGCGATTCTGGCGTGGAAACATCATCCCGAGCACCGTGAGATTCGCGAGCGCGGGCGGTCGACCTGGTATTCGTCTTGTCATACGCGGGTGTGCAAGGTTGAGCGGGCGTATGCGTTCAACCAGTGA
- a CDS encoding DUF2025 family protein, with protein MRITSELICQAADQLKGFVGLNRKTGQYIVRFSEDSFGMDVADDGIIPTSEFVWAPGSAQAMTLKRELIQLLLDQNIDDRINITEPLRVYMNRREVPEISAVRSLVQSCCGGCGGSAT; from the coding sequence ATGCGCATCACTTCCGAGCTCATCTGCCAGGCCGCCGACCAACTCAAAGGCTTCGTCGGCCTCAATCGCAAGACCGGCCAGTACATCGTTCGTTTCAGCGAAGACTCCTTCGGCATGGACGTGGCTGACGACGGCATTATTCCCACCAGCGAATTCGTCTGGGCCCCAGGTTCCGCGCAGGCCATGACGCTCAAGCGTGAGCTGATTCAGTTGTTGCTGGATCAGAACATCGATGACCGGATCAACATCACCGAGCCGTTGCGGGTGTACATGAATCGGCGGGAAGTGCCGGAGATTTCGGCGGTTCGCAGTCTCGTGCAGAGCTGTTGCGGTGGCTGTGGTGGCTCTGCTACATAA
- a CDS encoding glycerophosphodiester phosphodiesterase — MPATFTKSALLLSLMLGLGQAQAASEPSPTALAARMGIPHPAVIAHRGASFDAPESTAAAYKLARDLGADYLELDVQRSKDGVLFALHDDNLQRTTDVASKFPERKDRPANDFTIAELKTLDAGSWFNAAYPDRARPAYVGLKILTLDEIIDIAQGNPLHKPGLYIETKEPKQFPGIERDLKEKLQDRGWLSPAGSKLAKSDLAVGQGKGKVVLQTFEKSSLELLQKEMPTVPKILLLWVGEGSIEPKSKVTFAESGDKDKATYYAKQQPKDKAEFQQWVEYAKAQGAIGTGPSAALTKGGDQSYSDLVQPWMNQYTHDQGLLVHVYTVDDAVDYQKVMDAGVDGIFTNRASELLKFYKRPAAASVAQLLQNNGY, encoded by the coding sequence ATGCCTGCTACCTTCACCAAGAGCGCCCTGTTGCTGAGTCTGATGCTGGGCCTCGGCCAGGCACAGGCCGCCAGCGAGCCAAGCCCCACCGCATTGGCCGCCCGCATGGGCATCCCGCATCCGGCCGTGATCGCTCACCGTGGCGCGTCCTTCGATGCCCCGGAATCCACCGCCGCCGCCTACAAACTGGCCCGCGATCTGGGTGCCGACTACCTGGAACTGGACGTGCAACGCAGCAAGGACGGCGTGCTGTTCGCCCTGCACGACGACAACCTGCAACGCACCACCGATGTCGCCAGTAAATTCCCTGAGCGCAAGGACCGCCCTGCCAACGACTTCACTATCGCCGAGCTGAAAACCCTCGATGCCGGCAGCTGGTTCAACGCTGCCTACCCGGATCGCGCGCGTCCTGCGTATGTCGGTCTGAAAATTCTGACCCTCGATGAAATCATCGACATTGCCCAAGGCAATCCGCTGCACAAGCCCGGTCTGTACATCGAAACCAAAGAGCCGAAGCAGTTTCCCGGGATCGAGCGCGACCTCAAGGAAAAACTCCAGGATCGCGGCTGGTTGAGCCCGGCGGGTTCGAAACTGGCGAAGAGCGATCTGGCGGTTGGCCAGGGCAAAGGTAAAGTCGTGCTGCAAACCTTCGAGAAGAGCAGTCTCGAACTGCTCCAGAAAGAAATGCCGACAGTGCCGAAAATCCTCCTGCTGTGGGTCGGCGAAGGCAGCATCGAGCCAAAATCCAAGGTGACGTTTGCCGAGTCCGGCGACAAGGACAAAGCCACTTACTACGCCAAACAGCAACCGAAAGACAAAGCCGAATTCCAGCAATGGGTCGAGTACGCCAAAGCCCAGGGCGCGATCGGCACCGGCCCATCTGCGGCGCTGACCAAGGGTGGCGATCAGAGTTACTCGGACCTGGTGCAACCCTGGATGAACCAGTACACCCACGATCAGGGCTTGTTGGTGCACGTTTACACCGTCGACGATGCCGTGGATTACCAGAAAGTCATGGACGCCGGCGTCGACGGTATCTTCACCAACCGCGCCAGCGAGTTGCTCAAGTTCTACAAACGTCCGGCGGCGGCCAGCGTGGCGCAGTTGCTGCAGAACAACGGTTACTGA